One window of Sphingobacteriales bacterium genomic DNA carries:
- a CDS encoding endonuclease/exonuclease/phosphatase family protein, with amino-acid sequence MAFQLIIAIVAILASIIGAILVGAALSDYRPAGIEPVNPQGVSGSPTNNNGQIFSFLIWNIGYAGLGKESDLFHDGGKTVVAPKTSVEKNLEGIKNLLIKMQHVDFFLLQEVDQKSRRSYYKNQVEYFAEGLKDYNYTFATNYNAAYIPYPFTKHYGKVLSGLTTFSRYMPKESSRFALPSEYPWPVSMFFVKRCFLIQRFGVNENKELVVINTHKSAYDTDGKVKKHQMQELKKIILKEYEKGNYVVVGGDWNQGPPGYSNQDTLLKDPAINVPDDFLPSGWQWIFDDSNPTNRKMNMPYKEGQTATQLLDFFLISPNIELIAASTIGQKFEFSDHHPVYMRVQLK; translated from the coding sequence ATGGCATTTCAGCTGATTATTGCAATTGTGGCAATTCTGGCATCAATTATCGGTGCAATTTTAGTTGGTGCCGCCTTGTCCGATTATCGTCCTGCCGGAATAGAGCCGGTCAATCCACAGGGAGTTAGCGGTTCGCCGACAAACAACAACGGGCAAATTTTTTCTTTTCTTATCTGGAATATCGGGTATGCAGGTTTGGGGAAAGAATCCGACTTGTTTCACGATGGCGGAAAAACGGTAGTTGCTCCAAAAACATCGGTCGAAAAAAATCTGGAAGGAATAAAAAACCTGTTGATAAAAATGCAACATGTAGATTTCTTTTTGCTTCAGGAAGTTGATCAGAAATCGAGACGAAGTTATTACAAAAATCAGGTGGAATATTTTGCAGAAGGCCTCAAAGATTATAATTACACTTTTGCAACCAATTACAATGCAGCCTATATTCCTTATCCATTTACCAAACATTATGGTAAAGTTTTGAGCGGATTGACCACTTTCAGCCGCTATATGCCAAAGGAAAGCAGCCGGTTTGCACTGCCTTCAGAATATCCATGGCCGGTTTCCATGTTTTTTGTGAAGCGTTGCTTTTTAATTCAACGTTTCGGGGTAAACGAAAACAAAGAGCTGGTGGTTATCAATACCCATAAATCGGCCTATGATACGGATGGAAAGGTAAAGAAACATCAAATGCAGGAATTGAAAAAAATCATTCTTAAAGAATACGAAAAAGGAAATTACGTAGTAGTAGGAGGAGATTGGAATCAAGGCCCACCGGGCTATTCCAATCAGGATACTTTGTTGAAAGATCCGGCAATCAATGTGCCCGATGATTTTTTACCCTCCGGATGGCAATGGATATTTGACGATTCCAATCCAACCAACAGGAAAATGAATATGCCTTACAAAGAAGGTCAAACTGCTACCCAACTCCTGGATTTCTTTTTGATTTCACCCAATATCGAACTGATTGCTGCAAGCACTATCGGCCAAAAATTTGAATTTTCAGATCATCATCCGGTTTATATGCGGGTACAGTTAAAGTAA
- a CDS encoding formimidoylglutamase, giving the protein MLQDYLSPVKGYETIVQSHLTANQWGKKLQIYTKNNGFPDLSEVKIAIFGVEEDRSNGLNHCNLAPNVIRQELYQLYNWEPSFAVADLGNIAAGYTLSDTYFAVRKVVAQLLQEGIIPVLIGGTHDISLAQFWGHTEAETESETSVVIFDEKIDLFSPLESIEELPAPHNFLYPLLTQKLNLSDFILVGYQRYLTDPEMVNTLEKLHFECYSLGEIRENIEEVEPLVRHAQMISLDLSAIRQSDAPGAVALSSNGLFGEEACRIARYAGLSDHVTSFGIYQYDPTYDSNKQTAQLIAHLIWYFTEGVMNRKFEQPLSDKKGYLKYIVNFRDSDHEITFYKSKKSGRWWMKVPAPSFEDGRPRYHLTPCSYTDYETACNDQIPDRWMRAFLRLNE; this is encoded by the coding sequence ATGTTACAAGATTACCTTAGTCCGGTTAAGGGATATGAAACAATTGTTCAATCGCACCTCACTGCCAACCAATGGGGTAAAAAACTTCAGATTTATACAAAAAACAACGGATTTCCCGACCTTAGTGAGGTCAAAATCGCCATCTTCGGGGTTGAAGAAGACCGAAGCAACGGGCTGAATCATTGCAATTTAGCCCCCAACGTCATCCGGCAGGAACTATATCAACTTTATAATTGGGAGCCTTCTTTTGCCGTTGCTGATTTGGGCAATATCGCTGCCGGTTATACCCTTTCTGACACCTATTTTGCAGTTCGCAAAGTTGTCGCTCAGTTGTTGCAGGAAGGAATTATTCCGGTGTTGATTGGAGGAACTCACGATATTAGCCTTGCTCAGTTTTGGGGACATACCGAAGCCGAAACAGAATCTGAAACTTCAGTCGTAATATTTGACGAGAAAATTGATCTCTTTTCCCCCCTCGAAAGCATAGAGGAACTTCCGGCTCCCCATAACTTTCTATATCCACTACTGACACAGAAACTCAATTTATCCGATTTTATCCTCGTAGGGTACCAACGCTATCTGACTGACCCGGAAATGGTCAACACACTTGAAAAGCTGCATTTTGAATGTTACAGCCTTGGTGAAATCAGAGAAAATATTGAAGAAGTAGAGCCTTTGGTCCGACATGCCCAAATGATTTCTTTAGACCTTTCTGCCATCAGACAATCAGATGCTCCGGGGGCTGTTGCCCTTTCTTCCAACGGTTTGTTTGGCGAAGAGGCCTGCCGGATTGCCAGATATGCCGGATTGAGCGATCATGTTACTTCTTTCGGAATTTACCAGTATGACCCCACTTATGACTCTAACAAACAAACGGCTCAACTGATAGCTCATTTAATCTGGTATTTTACCGAAGGGGTAATGAACCGCAAATTTGAACAGCCGCTTTCCGACAAAAAAGGGTATCTGAAATACATTGTCAACTTTAGGGACAGCGACCATGAAATCACTTTTTACAAAAGTAAAAAAAGCGGACGGTGGTGGATGAAAGTGCCTGCCCCATCATTTGAAGACGGCCGACCTCGTTATCATTTAACGCCTTGCTCTTATACAGACTATGAAACCGCTTGTAATGACCAGATCCCCGACCGATGGATGAGGGCGTTTTTGCGGTTAAATGAATAA